The proteins below are encoded in one region of Chrysemys picta bellii isolate R12L10 chromosome 4, ASM1138683v2, whole genome shotgun sequence:
- the ATG14 gene encoding beclin 1-associated autophagy-related key regulator yields MASPGACWPQPGWRGPGAGALGEEDAEGLYVAVERCPLCNTTRRRLTCAKCVRGGDFVFFDGRDSERFLDKKERLKHLKNKQSEFQNHVLKAMEGKRITDQLRWKIMSCKMRIEQLKQTICKENDEMTRNSEGLLRIKDENQKLYRRAQRHQEKKEKIQRHNRKLGDLVEKKNYDLRSQHEHLANLRRSHILELTSVIFPIEEVKTGMRDPADVSSECDNAMTSSTVSKLAEARRTTYLSGRWVCDDHNGDTSISIAGPWISLPNNGDYSAYYNWVEEKKTTQGPDMEHNNPAYTISAALCYATQLVNILSHILDVNLPKKLCNSEFCSENLSRRKFTRAVKKLNANILYLCFSQHVNLDLLHPLHTLRNLMYLVSPDTENLGRSGPFEISADLEDSMEFVDPGAAGETDESGDEHVSDEETDLGTDWENLPSPRFCDIPSQPAELSQSQSTQASQANASSSAGGMISSAAASVTSWLKAYTGHRY; encoded by the exons ATGGCGTCTCCCGGCGCTTGCTGGCCGCAGCCGGGCTggcgggggcccggggccggggcgcTGGGCGAGGAGGACGCCGAGGGGCTGTACGTGGCGGTGGAGCGGTGCCCGCTGTGTAACACCACCCGCCGCCGCCTCACCTGCGCCAAGTGCGTCCGCGGCGGGGACTTCGTCTTCTTCGACGGGCGCGACTCCGAGAG GTTTTTAGACAAGAAAGAGAGGTTAAAgcatcttaaaaacaaacagagtGAATTCCAAAACCA TGTTTTAAAGGCTATGGAAGGGAAAAGGATAACTGATCAGCTG AGATGGAAAATAATGTCTTGCAAGATGAGGATTGAGCAGCTGAAACAAACCATTTGCAAGGAGAATGATGAAATGACCAGAA ACTCAGAGGGGCTTCTCAGAATTAAAGATGAGAACCAGAAGCTTTACCGCAGGGCTCAGAGGCATCAGGAGAAGAAAGAGAAGATCCAGAGACATAACCGCAAGCTCGGAGACCtggtggagaaaaaaaattacgATTTGAGAAGCCAACATGAACACTTGGCAAATCTTCGACGGTCACACATACTGGAGCTAACGTCTGTCATTTTTCCCATTGAGGAAGTGAAGACTGGCATGAG AGACCCTGCAGATGTTTCTTCTGAGTGTGACAATGCCATGACCTCTAGCACTGTGAGCAAGCTTGCAGAAGCCAGGAGAACTACGTATCTCTCTGGGAGATGGGTGTGTGATGACCACAATGGGGACACCAGCATCAGCATTGCAGGGCCTTGGATAAGTCTTCCTAATAATGGAGACTATTCAGCTTATTACAATTGGGTGGAAGAGAAAAAAACTACACAAGGACCAG ATATGGAGCATAATAATCCTGCCTATACCATCAGTGCTGCATTGTGCTATGCAACTCAACTCGTTAACATTTTGTCTCATATACTTGATGTAAATCTTCCCAAGAAGTTGTGTAACAG tgagttcTGTAGCGAGAACCTCAGCAGGCGGAAGTTTACTCGGGCAGTGAAGAAGCTGAATGCCAATATcctttatctttgtttttctcaG CATGTAAATTTAGATTTATTGCATCCACTACATACGCTCAGGAACCTTATGTACCTGGTCAGTCCAGACACTGAAAACTTGGGCAG GTCTGGGCCATTTGAAATAAGTGCTGATCTCGAAGACTCCATGGAGTTTGTGGATCCCGGTGCTGCTGGTGAAACGGATGAGAGCGGAGACGAGCACGTCAGCGATGAAGAGACTGACCTAGGGACAGACTGGGAGAACCTGCCAAGCCCTAGATTCTGCGATATCCCCTCTCAGCCGGCAGAGCTGTCACAGAGCCAGAGCACGCAGGCCTCCCAGGCTaacgccagcagcagcgcaggcgGAATGATCTCTTCTGCTGCGGCCTCTGTGACATCCTGGCTCAAGGCGTACACTGGACACCGCTACTGA